ACTCAATTTAAGTaggtgagttcaatccccagaacccacagtggaagactcctgaaagctgtcctctgacctccacatgtatgtgctgtggtgtgcatcacacacacacacacctatacacacagaACCATGCATACCACCATACACAAAATATTTCAGAATCAAGAGATTATGGAAGTAGCCattcttttataattattattttatgtgtgtggggtttttaatctgcatgtatgtctgagtacCACAAGCATGCCTTGTACtggttgaggccagaagagggagtcaaatcccctgggactagagatACCAGGGTTCTAAGGCATctcgtgggtgctgagaatcaaacctgggtcctctggaagggaagagcagtcagtgcgagccatctctcagctcccCAGACGCGGCCATTCTCGATGTGTTTAGATCCAGCATGCGGGAGTATCTCTCGCGAGGCATCGTGGGATGCTCTCCTGGAGGCAAGAGAGCGGCCTAGGACATCAGCGGCTCAAACTCCAGGGTGATGTCCTCTCAGACAAATGTGAACTCTTTCATTTGGCCCAGCACTTGAGTGTggggtttctgtctgtctttggggCTAGTGGGACTCATTGAACACTACAtgggggccagtgaggtggctcagtgggtacaggtacttgctgctaagcctgatgacctgagttttgaTCCCAGGGATGAGGTGGTtggaagagagaactaactcctgaaaattgtcacTGACCTCCGCATCCATATTGTATgacatacatatttatgcatgCAACCCTGccatgcacatacattcacacaaataaGAATAATCCTTAgaaacagtataaaaataaaataaacactataTGGATTTATCACCGGGAAACCGAACCAAAGGAAAGAAACCAAGGAAATATTTAAGCTACAACTAAGTCAGTCCAGCTAAGCAGTGGTCAGGGACTCTCATAAACAATAGTTGAGATGGAAACCAGACAAACCCCCCGAAGGTGTCAGTGGTGACAGGGACCCAGGCAGAGCTCTGCACTGTCACCCAAGGCAACCAGAAAAGTTCCCTTAATCTTTAAAAAGCTGGATTCAGGCAAACCTAGGATTTGTGTCTTTGACACAAAAGAGAATTTCATAAATAGCCGGTATGAAGCAGAGTCAGGCATTtactaaaaatacaaagaaatgcacccaagagaagaataaaaatacacCCCAAAGCATGACTGTGGGCTTCTCAAAGGAGAGTCACTTAAACTATGGAAGGGTGTCAAGGGAAAGAGAACCTCTCTGGATAAGAACACAACGTACCCAAGTGTGGGTGTGGGTCTCCCTAGGGGAGTCATAATTAACTGCCATTTGGTGGCTCTCAAGGATTACTAAGAAACCtttatttcccccttctctctcctcttttttttttttttttttttttttgttttttgagacagggtttctctgtgtagttttgcacctttcctggaaatctcactttgtagacccgagtcctggaattaaaggcgtgcgctgccaccaccgcccggcctcattttataaaaatgcatttatttagtgtgtgtgtggaggtcagaggacacttacaagagctgattctctccttccaccatgtgggtcctggggatggatgGACTTCAGGCTGTCAGGCAGGCCAGTGTGTGTTTTTACCCACTGGGTCATTTACGggcctttctatctttctttgatAAGGGAGATTATAGGGTGTCTCTAGAGATGACATCTGATAAGGTAAAACCAGGAACCACTTGGtggcacagagaaatccttttaTTCTTCAGAGGGGGATTCCTAAACTGTAGGTCTACACACAGAGGGAAAGGCAAACATCAATTGTGTTGGAATTCTTGAATCTGGGGAGAGGCTAAGGggttcctttcccttctcacGTCCCTATAATTTgtcctgtctttttcttctgcttcacttTGTCCTCAGATTGAGCCTTCCCTGTTGCAGATCGGGACACACAAGTGAAAGCCTGTGGACAAAGACTGTGACTCATCTCTGAACACCCGTGGGCCAGCGGTCACACCCAGGCCCCAGCAAACTTGGTCGTGAAAGCTGGGTTGAGTTGGTTCCCGGTAACTGTTTATTGGTGGAGGTCATGGGGGGAAGATTATCACTGCTATCTTCCTCCCGCCCCCCTTTATAGAGGAGGAAGTTGCAATCAGAGGGAGAGGAAAATTGCCCAAGGCCATCCCTGAGTCAGAGGAAGACAGCAAAGACTTGAACTCGGAACCTTGAGTTTTTGGTtggggcatgggggtgggggtgggtgtttTGGGCTGAGTAAGAGGAAGAAACTGCTTCAGGGCTCAGGCGCTGGGCAGGGCTTTCCCATCCCGGTTGCTTGGGCTGGCAGCTTTatggtccttcaagttcctggGACACAATAGTGCCCATGTCTCTTCTAATCATCCCAAATCAGGCTTGGTTCCTTCTGAGGGAGGCTGGGCTCCAGGTATCTGGACAATGTGACAGGTAACTGGTTTATGGCAGGCCAGGCCAGGACTGGAATTTGGGctggaaatgacagggaagctggagATGGACTTGGGGATAGGATGTGATAGCCAGGGCACTTGGAAAGCCATGGAGTCAGGAAAGTCGGAGAGAAACACCAGGTGACCACCTCAAGTGACCTATTTATAACTAGTGTGTGTCCTCAGAGGGCCTGCCCTGCAGCCTGGCTGGAACATATACCGCCCACCCCCTCACCAGGGGCCCCACCGCACTGTCCTTTTAAAATGAATACAGACGTCACTAATCAATAGTAGCCTGTTCAGGCTATCGAATCTCTCCCCTGCTTGTCAGAGGGCTGACCTAGGGTTCCAGGGACATCCTGAATCCTTAAATCCTCCCCCTTCGTTCCTAAAAGAGACACGTTCAGCCCCACAAACACAAATCCACTCTCCAAATGAGGCTCAAAGAGAGTGGAACCTAACGCCCCAGGTTAGAGGTTAAATTCCAGAGCGGAGCAGACAATAAGACCCTGAGCCTGATGGGgacgcccctcccccaccccgcctctcTTTAGGATCAAAGCTGCTGAGTAGGCTGTGTGATCCTAGGCCAGAGAGAGCAGGCCGATCTGTAACAAAGAAGGAAGGCCCCTTTGCTTGGATTGTCCTGATGAAGCCATTCCTCTTCAGAGGTTCAAAGGCTGGTCTTGGGGCAGGGAGAGCGGGTGATGAGAATTTGGCAACGGATGGGGAAGTAGCTGGACCAGAAAACGGGGCTTCCTGTTGATGGAGGAGCCCAGGTGTACTGCTTGATTTCTCgtccatctccccaaccctgtcCCAGATTCCTAACTTCCCATGGATGCACCGATTCCCCATGAGATCCCGGGGACCACGGCAGAGACCGATGTCAAGAAGCGCTTCCCTGGAAGCGGGGCCAGATCCATTTCTCTGGAAATAGGAGACAGTTTCCTCAAGGAATCTTACTTTGCTGAAAACTCTTCCTGACTGATGGAAGAACTTTGGGTACACTTAgacccttgattttttttttctcttcccaaggTCAGGGGATCTCAATAGCAACCATCCCTTTCCCCTATGGGGTTTCCTAGTAAGCCATTTTACAAACCCACACCcactttctattctctctctctctctctctctctctctctctctctctctctctctctctcacacacacacacacacacacacacacacacacacacacacacacacatcaccttcCCAATCACCCCCCAAATTCCATGCCCTTTCCAGCTCTCCAAGTCTTCACGCCTCCCCATCTTGGCTCAGCACGAAAAACACTAGTAAAAGCTGTTAAGGGAGCCTGGCTCACGGCTGGAAGAAGGGTCACCGTTTCCTTAGAGTTTAGTTTGTATGTatttcagtggtggagtgcttgcctagcatgagaaagagggaaagaaaaggaaggggggggggggaggaagagaagaaggatctccagtaccaagaaaaaaaaaaaacaaaatcaagttcAGAACAGCCTCAGAGGAAAACGATGAGACTCGAGAAACAGCTACCGCTATCTGAAAGAGCTTCTCACCGGGCATCTCTTCAACGAACAGCACAGCATTGCAAAGCTTTCAACCCTCCTGATTCTCGGGTCATTTACATCCACCCTGCCCCAAATCAAGTTCATTCCAAAGACGCACTAGGAGACCCAGCCCAGTGGTGGGTGGTAACATGACGGAAGGTACGAATCTGGGTAGACACCCCTGAGGGTCAGGTACCTCAGGATAGCCCATCTCTGTTGCCGATCAGTGACGAGGaataggatggggggggggcagagtgaGAAGACATTTCCAAACCCTGCCCATGCGGAGTAGGTGAGGGGTCCTTTCACCGCGGATTAAGGTAGCAGGGTAGGCGGGGAGAGGATTCTTTCAGACCTGAGACTGGACGAGGCAAGGGGAGGCTCCGCCAGGAGGAGGAGCCGCCTCCCACGTCCTGCTGTCGGGGCTCCCTCTGGTCGTGGCTCTGCTATAAAGCCTCCACCGGCATGATCGCGACGCCTCCGGTGGCTTCCTTGGTGCCTGACCCCGTGCTGGGCAGCGGCTTTGCCCTCAAGCACCATGCAGCTGCTTCTTGCTCTGTTGGCGCTGGCGTACGCAGTCAGCTCTACCGCAGGTACCCTCGGGTGACCCTCTGAGCCCCCAGCCCCGCTCCCCTTGCCAGCGCGCTCCCGCTGCGCATGGTTCCTTCAGGGAACCGTGAGGGTGCCCCGGACCTGGCTATGCGATAGCGTGGGCGTCTACACGTGTCCGCGGGCAGCTGCGGGAGAGCGTGTGCCCGCGTGTGCGCGGCCGCGGGGTGTCCGCGTGGCGGACGCGCGTGTGATCTGTAGCGAGGATGCTTCTCCAACCCGCCTGGATGCACGCTCCTTTCCTCGCCTTGGTTCTCCCGGGGCTGCCCCTGGGTGGCGAGTGGCCGGCCGTCTGACCTGCAGGGACTCTGAGCCGGTAGCTATTGCCTGCCCAGAACAAGCGCAGCAGGTTGGATGTTTTGGGGTCCTGGCgttcccctctccccaccttgGATTCCTGGCCTCTGAACTGCAAgctcccttcttcccagcccccagcGCTGGATTGGGAACCCGGCGGGGGGCATCCCAAGACCCAAGTCCCTAGCCAAGCCGGTCTTTCCGGACAAGGTGATTTTCGTTTAAAGATTAATGGTGAGATCGAGCTCTTAATTATTCTTCTAGGTGGGAGGTAGCGGTAGAGGCGTGTTAATATTTGATAAGGAGCTAAAGGCGATTCTAGCGGCTGGCACCTTCTCCGCTACCCCATAGCTCTTCACAAAGACCTCATCTCTTAGTCCGCAGGCAAGCTCTCCTCCAACGGGATAGCTTCCTGAGTTAAGGTGTTCTGCCCTTGGAATGGAGCGGGGGTTGAGGGAGCTCTGGGCTcgcagaggaggaaagaaaatgctCCCCGATGCAAGAGGGACTTAGCTTGGAGGACGTAAGGCATCCTACAACTCCAAAGCTCTTTCCCAGGGGCAGGGAAAAGAGCaactaacagagagagagagagagagagagagagagagagagagagagagagagagagagagagagagagagaaactgattGAAGAAAAGGTTGGGTTGGGTATTTGAAACGACTTAAgtagaaaggaaaatgtttttaaattagcaGGTGCCTCCTAGCCGTTTTACCTTGGCTAAGTCACGTAACATGTTTTGTCGCTTACAAAGCAGGTATAGGAACTCTGCTCCTGGGTGCTGTTTTAAGGGTAATCCATATGAGAATTTAGACAGTACCTGCGGGCTCTGGGCAGAAGTACTCTACTAGATGGTCATGGGGCTCAGCCCGGGGCCATGTAGGCAGGAATCCATCTCTGCTGACCTCTTCACACAAACCGTTCCCAGCTTAGTTCCAGGACCACCTTCCTTCAGGCGTCATCCTGCAGGGATTGGAAAGTGCGTGGGTCAGACGGGACCATCCTTAGAGGGAGCAGGGGAATATTCCATCCCTCCAGGGTCCGAGACCCCGGGCCCAGCCGGGAGGTCGGGGCTGAGACTTTGCCCAGAACACACGCGGGTTCTGCTGAGCTGGTTGCAGAaattcttctcccttccctcagaGTGAGGGTGGGGTGAGCAAGGTCCATTAAAATGACTTCAGTCCTCTCTAAAAGGCCTCTGAACCAggggccaaaataaacccttcctgccttaaaaaggggagggggaggggaggcttgtGACCAGGGATGGAGAACAGTGGCTGGATGAGGGGCAAGATTTTGTCTCTAACCCCATCTCTGGCCCGGCATTAGGCAGGACACAGAGCTGGGGGGCCTCTGTCCTTCCCAGACCCTTTGTCTTGGGCATGGCCAGACGCAGTGAGCTGCGAGTGTGAGGGCCTGAGCTGACCAGTGCCCTGCCACCTGACTGACTGTAAGATGATGCCGACCTGacccctggcctctgcctcatCAGCAGTACGTTTTTCTGGCCACCACCTCCTGAAGAGAGGGTTAGTTACAAGAGTGTTCAGCCAAGCGGGTCAAAAGTCTCTGTGATTAAGACAGTGGATCAGAGGTCACACTATCCAGGCAGCTGGGGCCAGAGCCAGGGAAGGGAAGATTCCTGAGAAATGCCCAGATGGTCTCCCCGTGGGGCGGGCCTGAGGATTCTGCCCTCCAGCACTGGCTTTCTCCAGGAATAGCTTCCCCTTGGGCCCcaagtgctggtgtgtgtgtgtgtgtgtgtgtgtgtgtgtgtgtgtgtgtgtgtgagagagagagagagagagagagagagagagagagagagagagagaaagagagagagagagtctcccACGACTCTTCCTGATAGTTCATTCTACTTCCAGGTCCTCTGAGGGAGAAGGACTCAGGGAGACTAGAACAGCTCCTCCAACGTGACTGGCCAGTCCTTCATCTGGTCTGCGAGTTTAGGGTAGAGGCAGAGCAGGGCCTGGAAGGAAAGGGAACAGACTCCAGGCTCAGAGGCTCCCGACCCACCTAGAGTGGGATGGCCACTGCCCTCTTCAGAGTGGACTCATGCATACCACCCCGAGTGCAGCAGCTCCCAGAGAGGAGAtcgccatggggggggggggcaggacccCTGTCTCTAAACAAGGCTATGCTAGCTGGGCAGCAGGAATGAACTCTGACCTAGAACTAGGAAGCTAGAAAATCCAAAGAGGCCCTTGGAGGTCGGTTTCCTGGTGGACTCACTCTTCTACCCCAGAACCTTGCTCCTCCTGGCTACAAAGAGCCTGGTTTTATACTTCCCTCCCCACCCTGTCCCCATTTCAGGAACAGCTCCCCTGCCCAGACTCAGGATGGGCCTTGGAGGTGCACAGCTCAGATAGTCTAGGGTACACACCTGGAAtccaagcctgagctatagaagGGAGatgttgtcttaaaaaaacaaaacaaacaaacaaacaaacaaggactgagtctatagctcagtggtagagcactcgcctggcatgtgcaaggccctgggtttgattccttcctctggaagaaaaataaaacaagacagagCTCCCAGAACGGAGGGGCTAGTGATGTAGGGTGAGGACTCTTAGCTGAGCCCAGCACAGCACTTTTCTTAGCAATGTCCTCATCCGTGAATTCTTTCCAGCTCCCTCCATGtctttccctctcctgccttggcttAGTTTTGGCCATCTGCTCACTGacaggaggccagggaggaggggcagagctgTCTGTGAACTTTATTGAGTGCAGGCTGCCTGGAGGAGTCCATACCATCTCTCATTTCATCCTCTCCACAGTCTCATGGGTGGATGTGTtggctccattttacagatgacaaAACCAAAGCGTAAGGGACCATCCTCAAACACAGGGCTCCTGAGTGGCTCAGTCAGAATTCTAACTTTGGAGGAGGGGCTTCATTCACCCTGATGGTGAAAAAgcattctgtatgtgtgtgtatgtgtgtgtgtgtgtgtgtgtgtgtctgtgtgtctgtgtgtctgtgtgtctgtgtctgtgtctgtgtctctttctcctgtAGACCTTATTTTTAGAGCAGATTTAATTTTACGGGAGAAATGGAGCAGAGTGGCCGGATGTACCATGCCCCTCACGGGTTCCCTCGTCGGTAGATAACACTGCTCTACGTCACATTTGTGGGGCCGCTTTCTTCAGTAGTACTGGTTCTTCTGTCTTCAGAGTTGTGACAATTCAGAGTGGACTGTGACAAAGCAAAAGGGGTGTTAAGAAGGGGTTACCCATCTGCCTGGGTCAGCACCCTCTTCCCCAATTCCTAAGGCAGTCTGGCTGGAAGGCTGGAACCCACCCCATCGTTCCAGAAAGGAGGATTGTCCAAAGCCTTCACTCTCGACTGAACCTCCTTTTAGGTTACAGGCATGAtgcaggagggaagagaggttGATTACCCAGGGACGGAGCTGAGCAGCCTTAGAGCGGCCTCTGAAGATTAGCATCCTAAGCATGCTGAGCACTCAGTGTTGATGACATTCCTAtgattgttttactttatttcatttggtttttccagacaggctttctctgtgtagccctggctgtcctagaacttgctctgtaaatcaggctggcctggaactcaagagattgATTCCCTTGCCTACCCCATCCACCCCGCCCCCATTCCGTgctctgggactaaaggcgtgcgccaccgccaccacaaggccattcctttgatcattaagtcTGCTTCCCTGGGGACTTCAGTCCCACACTCCAGAAACCTTCCATCCCAACCCAAGAGACGGCTTTAACACCAGAGTTTTTCCCAGGCTCGTGTCCACAGGGCTGTGTGAACAATTCCCATGCACACCCGGGACCCAcattcctcctgtctctctctgttccaggcGCAGACTGGTGCTATGAGATTCAAGCCAAGGAGCCCAACAGCCACTGCCAGAGTGAGTACGACCAGTCAGTCATCAGCGCCTTCCAACACgggcacacttgcacacatgtccAGCACTCAGTGACTAGGAGACAATGACTGTCACTGAGGTTGACACTGGAAACTAAATTAGTAACATATTTGCTATTTTTTCCCAACACAATGGAGGCTTGCGTCTGGTCAAGCCCTTTGAGGTGGAAGTGGGAGGTGGTTCTTGGTAGGTTGTTTGTTGTCGGAGTGCCAAGGCatccagggtcttgcacatgctagacaagaaGCATTTtaccatggagacacacacacacacacacacacacacacacacacacacatccattgcCTCCTTGGCACTTATTCTAATACTGACCAATTCCCGGTAGTCTGCTGTGTTGAAGGACTGCCAATCTCTTGCCCCTACCTAGCTGAAAGTTGGGGTtgcctgcctggctcttcctccctggctcttcttcctccctctcattcCGTAGATAATGCCTTATCAGGTCCAGCTTCCTCCCATCACAGCTCTTCCATGGAGTCCTCCTCCACAATTTCCAAAGCTGAAGAGGTGTCAACCACTCAGCCACTCTTAGTCTTCCCAGCACTCCCTGGAAGTGCCTTCAGGGCCCAGGTTCCCACCGAGAAAGCCAGAGCTCAGCACCCAATGACTCCAATTGGTTACTCTAATTCCAGAGCTCTTAGTCATCCATGGCAAGCCTGCTTCtcactcccctcctctctccaacACCCCAGCCCTCAGCCACATCAGAGACCCCACTCACCTGCCTATGCCAGCATGTCGGAGGAGGGCAGAATTCTGAGACTCATGCCCTGCGACAGGATCTCGCCAGCATCCGGAAACCTTGACTCATATTGCTGGGTCAATGTGCCCTTGACCCTCAGACCCTTCTTCCCTGCTCAGGACCTGCCGACTGGACTGGGGACTGTCAGAAGACCCACCAGTCCCCCATCAACATCATCACCACTGAGGCACAGGAGAACCCCGACCTGAAGCCTTTCACCTTCACTGGCTATAACCAGAAGAAGAAGTGGATAGTTAAGAACGATGGACACTCAGGTGGGTCTAGTGTGGGAATCCCCAGGCAGGGTTAACTGTGCTGGGATGCTGAGTCGCTCAGgcatggaggtgggaggagccacCAGGGAAGCTTCTAGAGAGGGTACACCAGCTAGTTATGTTTTTAGTCATTTCATCAGAacagtgggggtgaggggagggactATTCCCGGAAGGAGGGACCCGACCTTTGCGAAAGCACAGAGGCGTGAAACTGCTTGGGTGTTTGGGTGGGGAGCTGGGCATGGGAGCAGCTGTGTGTGGAAGGAGGCCATAGAGGGAAGCTAGGAGGAGCTGACCAAGGCCCAGAACAGGTCACCAGGGCTGAAGAGTTTGGATGTTATCCTGAAGATGCCAGGATACCACGGAGGGAgtcaaagcagaggcaggcccagGAGAGGGCTACATTTTGGGATGGGTATAGGAGAGGACATGgtgagcagggagagagagggtgaggcAGCCAGGAAGAGTGCAGGCTGTGTCCCGCACCAAACCCCTCAGGGCCCAGGCCTCAAACAGTGAAGGTGGGAGCtggggggctgggctggggactGGGAGGCCAGTGTGAGGACTGCCCACTCTGGTGTACCCCAGTGAAAATGATGTTGGGGGACGGAATCTTCATTGCTGGAGGAGACCTGTCTACACAGTACCAAGCTGTACAGTTGCACCTTCACTGGTCACAGGATGAGGACCAGGGCTCAGAACACACCATTGATGGGAAACACTTTGCCATGGAGGTGAGGAGCCTTTGAGCTGGTACCTGGGCTGGGTTCCGGGTGTGTACCCACCTTGGGCAGGGTGAGTGGTCCAGCTCCCCATAAGTCACCCATCCACACACACCCCCTAGATGCACGTCGTCCATGAGAAGGGGACATCGAGCAACGAGGTGCAGGACTCCAAGGACAAGAATGCAGTGCTGGCATTCATGGTTGAGGTGGGACTCCCATCCCCTCAATCCTGGAGGTTGCCTGTCCTCCTCCTGAAAGAGCTGCTTGTCCCTAGCGGCTCCTCAGGACCCCTCTCTagctcccttcccttccattccAGGTGGGAGATGAGGCGAATGAGGGCTTCCAGCCGCTGGTGGAGGCACTGTCCCATATCTCCATACCCAGTGAGTCAGGACGGGGGAGGAGATGCCTTCGTCCCACAATGGAAGGGGCAGAGGTGCTGGGGTGGCAGCTTTGAAGAGTGCCATGTGTTAGGGGCTTTGTCCTCCACCCCAGATACAAACACCACCATGAAGGAGAGCAGGCTGCAGGACATGCTTCCTAAGGAGGAGAAACTGGTTCACTACTTCCGTTACCTGGGCTCCCTGACCACACCAAACTGTGACGAGACGGTCGTCTGGACTGTGTTCAAGGAACCCATTAAGCTCCACAAGGACCAGGTACTCAGGCCTGGGGCAGGGTGCAGTCTCCCATGCGGAGCCTCGTTCCTTGAAgccctccctgcctgccccacAGGTctctggggtggggagatgagaCTCACTGCGTCAGTCCTTGGGTCGCCACTGGCCGAGACAGGCAAGAAAGAAAGCTGTCCGACACTTTCCTGAACAGAGGGCCCTGTGAGAAGTCAGTGAAAGGGTGCTCAGAACAGGCTTCCAGAAAAGTGGGGGAGTTAGGCAACTAGCATTTCAAGGAGGGCTCAGGTTGGCTTTCCTTAGTGCTATCAGGAACCTTCCAACAAACAACGCTTGAGCCTACAATAGCCCCTGGGAAGGAAGACGGCAGGAAGCCCAAAGGACCAAAATCCCTTGGGCTTACAGCAGGGATTCTCATGTGACATCAACATCTTCACCAGTGAGAATTTTCTAGAGATGCCCATTTTTTTAGGCTTACTCCCTAGCTatgaatatcagatattctggGGTCCAGACATCTGGGGTCCCCTAAGCTCCTTCATCTTCTAGAGCCGCTGTTCATCCACAGTGACGATAACAGGCCCGAAGAGGTATCggtagaggaaagggaaggcagtGGCACTCAGCTCCGCACCAACGCCACATTCGATGCTCTTGGTAGTCATTCTGagcccctctcttcctttctgatgTGGCTCCTCCGAGGGGTGACGTGTCTGgtctgaggtcacacagcaaggagcacagctctgcctgctgagtcCGGTCTCTTTCACAGTTCCTGCAGTTCTCAAACAAGCTCTACTATGACAAAGATCAGAAGCTGAATATGAAGGACAACGTGAGGCCCCTGCAGCGGCTGGGAAACCGCCAGGTGTTCAAGTCCCACGCCCCAGGACAGCTGCTGCCCTTGTCCCTGCCCACCCTGTTGGTCCCCACACtc
This Peromyscus leucopus breed LL Stock chromosome 8b, UCI_PerLeu_2.1, whole genome shotgun sequence DNA region includes the following protein-coding sequences:
- the Ca4 gene encoding carbonic anhydrase 4 — translated: MQLLLALLALAYAVSSTAGADWCYEIQAKEPNSHCQRPADWTGDCQKTHQSPINIITTEAQENPDLKPFTFTGYNQKKKWIVKNDGHSVKMMLGDGIFIAGGDLSTQYQAVQLHLHWSQDEDQGSEHTIDGKHFAMEMHVVHEKGTSSNEVQDSKDKNAVLAFMVEVGDEANEGFQPLVEALSHISIPNTNTTMKESRLQDMLPKEEKLVHYFRYLGSLTTPNCDETVVWTVFKEPIKLHKDQFLQFSNKLYYDKDQKLNMKDNVRPLQRLGNRQVFKSHAPGQLLPLSLPTLLVPTLTCLVASFLQ